One segment of Streptomyces sp. NBC_01463 DNA contains the following:
- a CDS encoding MIP family channel protein yields MQTRTVVSEFLGTLLLVFFAVGAAVLGVQYIGTVGIALAFGFVLLALAYALGPISGCHLNPAVTLGMLTARRIDVRTAVTYWIAQFLGGIAGAALLFLLAKQVPGLKTSGKFGSNGYGDRSDVHINVGGAFLAEVMLTFLLVFVVLAVTHKVAVIGFDGLPIGLSLAVIHLVGIPLTGTSVNPARSLGPALFAGGAALSQLWLFLIAPLIGGVIAALAHRLTHPVTRSEQSVPA; encoded by the coding sequence ATGCAGACGCGGACAGTTGTGTCGGAGTTCCTCGGCACACTGCTGCTGGTGTTCTTCGCCGTCGGAGCCGCGGTATTGGGCGTCCAGTACATCGGGACGGTCGGCATCGCGCTGGCCTTCGGCTTCGTGCTTCTCGCCCTCGCCTACGCGCTCGGCCCGATATCCGGCTGCCATCTCAACCCGGCTGTGACGCTGGGGATGCTGACGGCCCGGCGGATCGACGTGCGGACGGCGGTGACGTACTGGATCGCGCAGTTCCTCGGCGGCATCGCCGGCGCGGCCCTGCTGTTCCTGCTCGCCAAACAGGTGCCCGGTCTGAAGACGAGCGGCAAGTTCGGCAGCAACGGCTACGGCGACCGCTCGGACGTGCACATCAACGTCGGCGGTGCCTTCCTCGCCGAGGTGATGCTCACGTTCCTGCTGGTCTTCGTCGTGCTCGCGGTGACCCACAAGGTCGCGGTCATCGGCTTCGACGGTCTGCCCATCGGGCTCTCGCTCGCGGTGATCCACCTGGTCGGCATCCCGCTCACGGGCACCTCGGTCAACCCGGCGCGGAGTCTGGGCCCGGCGCTGTTCGCGGGCGGCGCGGCACTCTCCCAGCTCTGGCTCTTCCTGATCGCCCCTCTCATCGGCGGGGTGATCGCGGCGCTCGCCCACCGGCTGACCCACCCCGTCACCCGTTCGGAGCAGTCCGTGCCGGCCTGA